In the Acidobacteriota bacterium genome, one interval contains:
- a CDS encoding FKBP-type peptidyl-prolyl cis-trans isomerase gives MRLVVSALVCAVALGSGVVAQDAAPPLGPNAVTLKSGVKYEDLRVGKGAEADATSRLRLLYTGYLPDGRIFDSRTDRTRPLDTTFGEGRIIKGMEEGVAGMRVGGRRRIFIPAKLAYGARGTTGIPPHSDLTFDVELVGVARPRP, from the coding sequence ATGAGACTCGTCGTGTCTGCCCTGGTATGCGCGGTGGCGTTGGGCTCAGGCGTGGTGGCGCAGGACGCGGCGCCACCGCTCGGTCCAAACGCGGTGACGCTGAAGTCGGGCGTGAAGTACGAGGATTTGCGGGTGGGGAAAGGGGCCGAGGCCGATGCCACGTCGCGCCTCCGCCTCCTCTACACCGGTTACCTCCCGGACGGCCGTATCTTCGACTCGCGCACCGACCGGACGAGGCCGCTCGATACGACGTTTGGCGAGGGCCGCATCATCAAGGGCATGGAGGAGGGCGTGGCCGGCATGCGCGTCGGCGGGCGTCGTCGTATCTTCATCCCCGCCAAGCTCGCGTACGGCGCGCGGGGCACGACCGGCATTCCGCCGCACAGCGACCTCACGTTCGACGTGGAACTGGTGGGCGTGGCGCGCCCGCGGCCATAG